From Bradyrhizobium symbiodeficiens, the proteins below share one genomic window:
- a CDS encoding ABCB family ABC transporter ATP-binding protein/permease gives MNPSHSPHGSEAPEPAGGPLERATLMGTLAHLWPYIWPGDRFDLKMRVVWSMVLLLAAKLITLTVPFSFKWATDALTGANTAPVQADNWHLWVIASPLLLTASYGVMRIVMAVLTQWRDGIFARVAMHAVRKLATITFIHMHELSLRFHLERKTGGLTRVLERGREGIEVIVRMVILQLIPTIVEVSLLLAVLLWQFDWRYVVATLITVTVYMYYTYVATEWRIGIRRKMNDSDTEANTKAIDSLLNYETVKYFSAEAREAQRYDKSVARYEESSIQAYTSLAVLNTGQAVIFTLGLTATMLMCAIGVRNGTNTVGDFVLVNAMMIQLYQPLNFMGMVYREIKQAIIDIEKMFNVLGREAEIKDAPDARPLVISAGIVRFEDVRFAYEPARPILKGISFEVPAGKTVAIVGPSGAGKSTISRLLFRLYDISGGKILIDGQDIRAVTQDSLRASIGMVPQDTVLFNDTIRYNIRYGRWDASDAEVEEAASLAQIDRFIRMAPKGYETQVGERGLKLSGGEKQRVAIARTVLKAPPILVLDEATSALDTHTEHEIQGALDRVAKNRTSLVIAHRLSTIVGADEIIVLDQGRIAERGTHAQLLAHGGLYASMWNRQREAEAAREKLAKMADTSEAPNREPPPVDDALTAPAAAV, from the coding sequence ATGAATCCTTCCCATTCGCCCCATGGCTCGGAGGCGCCCGAGCCGGCCGGCGGACCGCTGGAACGCGCCACGCTGATGGGCACTCTGGCGCATCTGTGGCCCTATATCTGGCCGGGCGACCGCTTCGACTTGAAGATGCGCGTGGTCTGGTCGATGGTGCTGCTGCTCGCCGCCAAGCTGATCACGCTCACGGTTCCCTTCAGCTTCAAATGGGCGACCGATGCGCTGACCGGCGCCAACACGGCGCCGGTGCAGGCGGACAATTGGCACCTCTGGGTGATCGCCTCGCCGCTGTTGCTCACCGCGAGCTACGGCGTGATGCGGATCGTGATGGCGGTGTTGACGCAATGGCGCGACGGCATCTTTGCCCGCGTGGCCATGCATGCGGTTCGCAAGCTTGCGACCATCACCTTCATTCACATGCACGAGCTCTCGCTGCGCTTTCACCTCGAGCGCAAGACCGGCGGCCTGACGCGCGTGCTCGAGCGCGGCCGCGAGGGCATCGAGGTCATCGTGCGCATGGTGATCCTCCAGCTGATCCCGACCATCGTCGAGGTCTCGCTGCTGCTCGCGGTGCTACTGTGGCAGTTCGACTGGCGCTACGTGGTCGCAACCCTGATCACGGTGACGGTGTACATGTACTATACCTATGTCGCGACGGAGTGGCGGATCGGCATCCGCCGCAAGATGAACGATTCCGACACCGAGGCGAACACCAAGGCGATCGACTCGTTGCTCAACTACGAAACCGTCAAATATTTCAGCGCCGAGGCGCGCGAGGCGCAGCGCTATGACAAGTCGGTCGCTCGCTACGAGGAGTCGAGCATCCAAGCCTATACGTCGCTCGCCGTCCTCAACACCGGACAGGCGGTGATCTTCACGCTGGGGCTGACTGCAACCATGCTGATGTGCGCGATCGGCGTCCGCAACGGCACCAACACGGTCGGCGATTTCGTGCTGGTCAACGCCATGATGATCCAGCTCTACCAGCCGCTGAACTTCATGGGCATGGTCTATCGCGAGATCAAGCAGGCGATCATCGACATCGAGAAGATGTTCAATGTGCTGGGCCGCGAGGCTGAGATCAAGGATGCGCCCGATGCCAGGCCGCTGGTCATCTCTGCCGGCATCGTTCGTTTCGAGGACGTGCGCTTTGCTTATGAACCGGCCCGCCCGATCCTCAAGGGCATCAGCTTCGAGGTGCCCGCCGGCAAGACCGTCGCCATCGTCGGCCCTTCGGGCGCAGGCAAGTCGACCATCTCGCGCCTTCTGTTCCGCCTCTATGACATCTCCGGCGGCAAGATCCTGATCGACGGCCAGGACATCCGCGCGGTGACTCAGGATTCACTCCGTGCCTCGATCGGCATGGTGCCCCAGGACACCGTGCTGTTCAACGACACCATCCGCTACAACATCCGCTACGGTCGCTGGGACGCCAGCGATGCCGAAGTCGAGGAGGCGGCGAGCCTTGCGCAGATCGACCGTTTCATCCGCATGGCCCCGAAGGGCTACGAGACCCAGGTCGGCGAGCGCGGGCTGAAACTCTCGGGCGGCGAGAAGCAGCGCGTCGCGATCGCACGCACCGTCTTGAAGGCGCCGCCGATTCTGGTGCTGGACGAGGCGACCTCGGCGCTCGATACCCATACCGAGCACGAGATCCAGGGCGCGCTCGACCGCGTGGCGAAGAACCGCACTTCGCTGGTGATCGCGCACCGGCTCTCGACCATCGTCGGGGCCGATGAGATCATCGTGCTGGACCAGGGCCGCATTGCCGAGCGGGGGACCCACGCCCAGCTGCTCGCGCATGGCGGTCTCTATGCCAGCATGTGGAACAGGCAGCGTGAGGCGGAGGCTGCCCGCGAGAAACTGGCCAAGATGGCGGATACCAGCGAGGCGCCCAACCGGGAGCCGCCGCCGGTCGACGACGCCCTGACGGCGCCTGCGGCAGCGGTGTGA
- a CDS encoding phosphatidylserine decarboxylase: protein MSILDSIQRQIPPIHKEGYPFIGGFALVSLVLFWLWSPLGWIGTILTVWCALFFRDPVRVTPVREGLVVSPADGRVSMITMALPPAELGLGDRPLPRISVFMSVFNCHVNRAPVAGRVDRIAYRPGLFINAELDKASEDNERNSLVISTPAARIGVVQIAGLVAKRIVCFVREGQAIGAGERFGLIRFGSRLDVYLPVGTKALVSEGQTAIAGETILADLAGDDPSRAFRAN from the coding sequence ATGTCCATTCTCGATTCGATCCAGCGACAGATCCCGCCGATCCACAAGGAGGGCTATCCCTTCATCGGCGGCTTTGCGCTGGTAAGCCTCGTCCTGTTCTGGCTGTGGTCGCCTCTGGGGTGGATCGGCACGATCCTGACCGTGTGGTGCGCGCTGTTCTTCCGCGACCCCGTCCGTGTGACGCCAGTGCGCGAGGGGCTCGTGGTGTCGCCGGCAGACGGCCGCGTCTCGATGATCACCATGGCGCTGCCGCCGGCCGAGCTCGGGCTCGGCGACCGGCCGCTGCCGCGCATCTCGGTGTTCATGAGCGTGTTCAACTGCCACGTGAACCGCGCTCCGGTAGCGGGCAGGGTGGACCGCATCGCCTACCGGCCCGGCCTTTTCATCAATGCCGAGCTCGACAAGGCCAGCGAGGACAATGAGCGCAACTCGCTGGTGATCTCGACGCCGGCGGCGCGGATCGGCGTGGTGCAGATCGCAGGGCTCGTCGCCAAGCGCATCGTCTGCTTCGTCAGGGAGGGCCAGGCGATCGGCGCCGGCGAGCGCTTCGGCCTGATCCGCTTCGGCTCCCGGCTCGATGTCTATCTGCCTGTGGGGACCAAAGCGCTGGTCTCGGAAGGGCAGACCGCGATCGCCGGCGAGACGATCTTGGCCGATCTTGCTGGCGACGACCCCAGCCGCGCCTTCCGCGCCAATTGA
- a CDS encoding TIGR00730 family Rossman fold protein — MSTIKTVCVYCGSGPGTNPNFIEAAKALGKSLADNKIRLVYGGGSLGLMGAVATSVLDHGGTVTGIIPDFLRMRENALTRVQEMVVTPDMHERKRLMFERSDAFVALPGGLGTLEELVEQLTWQQLGRHAKPVLLANVDNFWEPLFSLVSHMRQTQFIRAGLSVDILKADKIEEIVPRLRAAAAQIPDSQRDLAPEVARKL, encoded by the coding sequence ATGAGCACGATCAAAACCGTCTGCGTCTATTGCGGCTCCGGCCCCGGAACCAATCCCAACTTCATCGAAGCGGCGAAGGCGCTTGGCAAATCGCTGGCGGACAACAAAATCCGCCTCGTTTATGGCGGCGGCTCGCTCGGCCTGATGGGGGCGGTCGCAACCTCGGTGCTGGATCACGGCGGCACCGTCACCGGCATCATCCCCGACTTCCTGCGGATGCGCGAGAACGCGCTGACGCGCGTGCAGGAGATGGTCGTCACCCCCGACATGCACGAACGCAAGCGGCTGATGTTCGAACGCTCCGATGCCTTCGTCGCCTTGCCCGGAGGCCTCGGCACGCTCGAGGAGCTGGTCGAGCAGCTGACCTGGCAGCAACTCGGTCGCCATGCCAAGCCGGTGCTGCTCGCCAATGTCGACAATTTCTGGGAGCCACTGTTCTCGCTGGTCTCCCACATGCGCCAGACCCAGTTCATCCGCGCCGGTCTTTCCGTCGATATCCTGAAGGCGGACAAGATCGAGGAGATCGTCCCGCGGCTCCGCGCCGCGGCCGCGCAGATCCCCGACAGCCAGCGCGATCTCGCGCCGGAAGTGGCGCGCAAGCTGTAG
- a CDS encoding VOC family protein — MIDHISVGVSDLDRSARFYEAALGALGLARLVTRPRTVGFGKAYPEFWINLREAMPPVAPESGVHICLRAKTTSEVDAFHAAALSAGGASDGAPGIRPHDRVRYYAAFVTDPDGNRIEAVTFPAE; from the coding sequence CCGTCGGCGTGAGCGATCTCGATCGCTCCGCTCGCTTCTACGAGGCCGCCCTGGGAGCGCTCGGACTCGCGCGTCTCGTCACCCGACCGCGGACCGTCGGCTTCGGCAAGGCCTATCCGGAGTTCTGGATCAATCTGCGCGAAGCCATGCCGCCAGTCGCCCCCGAGAGCGGCGTGCATATCTGCCTGCGGGCGAAGACGACAAGCGAGGTCGATGCGTTTCACGCCGCAGCGCTGTCCGCCGGCGGCGCCTCGGACGGTGCGCCCGGCATCCGTCCGCACGATCGCGTGCGCTACTACGCGGCGTTCGTCACCGACCCCGACGGTAACCGCATCGAGGCGGTGACGTTTCCGGCAGAGTAG